The DNA window CGCGGCAATGGCTCAGCAATATGGCGGCAAGCGTGCCTGTCAGCATCTGGTACGACTGGCACGACGACGGCCAGGATCCGAAAAATCCCGAACATAACTTTGGCACAGTGACCTGGGATTATAAAGTCAAACCGGCCTACACCGCCATGAAAACCCTTACAAGGCAGCTGAACGGTTGGACCCCGCAGGGACGAATCGATGTCACAGACGAAAACGACTTTGTGCTGCTGTTCACCCAGAAGGACGGGATCAAGCTGGCCGTATGGACCATCGCTGATCCTCATCTGTTGGATTTAGGTGCGAATATGCGAATCGGCACCGCCGTGGATCAGGACGGCGCCGTGCAGGAGATGAACGCCCATTCATTAACCCTCACGCAGCGCCCTCTTTACCTGACCCTGGCGGAGCCGCCTTCAGGATGGATGAAATTCCTGGTTACGGCGATTCAAGCGGACAAAGCCCTGGCAACAAAGACTATCGCCTCCTTCCTGGCCGGCTCAACCGGCAAGGACGATGGGGCGCTGTTGCACACCGCCATAGACGGCGGCAGTGCATTGGAACGCCGGGCTGCCGCACAGGCATTGCGACTGCTGGCAGACAAACTCGAACCGGACCAGGCGATTTGCCAACAGTTGCTGCAACGGCTGTTGATGGAACCCATCGGCGTGCTGAACCAAAAACAGCTGCTGTACCGGCTGTCACGCGGTAATCAGGCCGCCCTGCTGCCGGAGGTCAAGCCCCTGCTCCATGAACCTTCACTGATGGAGGCTGCTTCCTCCTATATTCTGGCCGCCGCTTTTCAAAAAGCCAGGGAGAAAAAC is part of the bacterium genome and encodes:
- a CDS encoding cellulase family glycosylhydrolase; amino-acid sequence: ETGRQAYARFCSALAARYADKEIIWELWNEPDLDQFWTPLPNVDDYMVWCRTVTPVIRQHDRDACIVAPAVSGFDFAFLESCFAKGLLELVDGVSVHPYRNARLGPESALPEYEMLKIMIEEYRPTKKQIPILSGEWGYSTAYLSPELQGNYLARQWLSNMAASVPVSIWYDWHDDGQDPKNPEHNFGTVTWDYKVKPAYTAMKTLTRQLNGWTPQGRIDVTDENDFVLLFTQKDGIKLAVWTIADPHLLDLGANMRIGTAVDQDGAVQEMNAHSLTLTQRPLYLTLAEPPSGWMKFLVTAIQADKALATKTIASFLAGSTGKDDGALLHTAIDGGSALERRAAAQALRLLADKLEPDQAICQQLLQRLLMEPIGVLNQKQLLYRLSRGNQAALLPEVKPLLHEPSLMEAASSYILAAAFQKAREKNSASAKEWLALAAPYSPHRYAVDRVLKAMEAAGTQWDAASLSAISRQAGFINHWWIAGPFPNVNNQAEKIAYFPERRIDFSQVQLFDSLTAS